From Passer domesticus isolate bPasDom1 chromosome 8, bPasDom1.hap1, whole genome shotgun sequence, a single genomic window includes:
- the LOC135305982 gene encoding serine/threonine-protein kinase pim-1-like, with amino-acid sequence MAEASEPASVDFSICIVGLAEGIESSISKFADNTKLGSLQERYRLGSLLGRGGFGSVFAATRLSDGAPVAIKRVPRNRIWHWSKLPDGTSAPLEVVLLDKVSSGFPGVIQLLEWLELPSDIVMVLERPEQSQDLLHFIQARGFLCEEVARQLFRQVLEAVRHCTSCGVLHRDIKPENILVDLATGQAKLIDFGCGTYLQETAYTHFAGTPSYSPPEWTRFGWYHGEPATIWSLGILLHEMVCGKMPFRRGWNFSWGQLSLPQQLSPECQNLIGWCLSMHPLARPSLEEVFCHPWMQDIDLP; translated from the exons atggccgaggcatcagagccagccagcgtggatttcagtatctgcaTTGTTGGTCTGgctgaggggattgagtccagcatcagcaaatttgcagataacaccaagctgggt tccctgcaggagcggtaccggctgggctcgctgctggggcgtggaggattcggcagcgtcttcgcagcaacgcggctctcggacggcgccccg gtggccatcaaaagggtgccacggaacCGCATCTGGCACTGGAGcaagctg cccgacggcaccagcgctcccctggaggttgtcctgctggacaaggtgtccagtggCTTCCCCGGTgtcatccagctgctggagtggcttgagctccccagcgacattgtgatggtgctggagcggccagagcagtctcaggacctcctgcatttcattcaagcacgggggttcctgtgcgaggaggtggcgcggcagctgttccgccaggtgctggaggccgtgcggcactgcaccagctgcggggtcctgcaccgcgacatcaaaccagagaacatcctggttgacctggccaccgggcaggccaaattgattgactttggctgtggcacctacctgcaagagacagcctacactcactttgcag gaacaccatcatacagccccccggaatggacccgctttggctggtaccatggcgagccagctaccatctggtccctgggcatcctgctacACGAGATGGTCTgcgggaagatgcctttcaggaggggctggaacttcagctggggccagctctcgctgccacaacagctctctccag agtgccaaaatctgattgggtggtgtttatccatgcaccccttggccagaccctcattagaagaggtgttctgtcatccttggatgcaggatattgatctgccctag